CCTATTATGAGGGTGGTGCATTTATAACAAAGCTTTACTATGATGATAAAAGTACTTATGTCAAGGAGTTCATAACCTTAACAGATGGGACAAAAGAAATTAAGCACTTTACTGTAAAAGGTGTTTTGGCAAAGCTAGAATATTTTGTGCAGGACAAGAGACAGGGAGTGGAGACAAAATACTTCATCCCTAAAGCAAACAAAAGCGTAAAAAGCACCAAAATATACGACGATGGCAAACTACATGGTGAAAGTACAACTTACAATGATAATGACGAAATCATCAAACAAGAAGTTTATGCTCTTGGAAAGCTGACATTAAAATATTTACGAGATGACAGTCATAATACAGTAAAGATTCAAATTGTTGATAAAGATAATATAACAAACCTGCCAAAAGCAGAATATGAAAAATTACAACGCAATATCGAGGACAAGCCAGAGTTATTTATAGACTGATGGCTCTTGTTGTTGTCTGCAAAATCAATACCCCAAGGGCACTTCCATCGCTTCGCCCAGGGCGCTACCGAACAAAACAAGGGAACCGCTTTTGCGAAGCAAAATATTTCTTCAGAAATCCATACCAAAATCAACGGTTATAAATTGTGACCAATTAAGAAAACCATTTCAAAATGCCATATTTTTAAAAAAACTTTTTATTTTTTAATATACTCAAACATATTTTTTAAATAGGACAGAATTATGCTCATCTATTTATACAGATTGACAAAAGTTAACATATATGTTAACATATTACCATGAAAGGGATTGTTTTTTACAGGCTCAAGTCAGGAAAAAGCCCGATTGAAGAGTTTTTAGATACTCTTTCTAGCAAAGAAGCTCAAAAAGTGGTTTGGGTTTTGCAGTTGATAGAAGAAGCAGATAGCATATCTACTAAATTCTATAAAAATCTAACTAGCTCAGACGGCATTGTTGAAATAAGAGTTCAACATGGAACCAATCATATAAGGTTATTGGGCTTTGAGCATAACGGCGCTTTTATAGTGTTGACAAACGCTTTTAGAAAAAAAGACCAAAAAGTTCCAAAACATGAGATAGCCTTAGCACAAAAAAGAAAAAAGGAGTATTTAAACAATGAGTGATTTAAAAAGATACACAGACAAAAGAAAAAAAGATGATATTGATTTTGCAAAAAACTTTGATATTGGATATGAAGAGTTTAAGATAGGTGAGATGCTAAAGCAGGCGAGAGTTGAAGTTGGGTTTACGCAAGAGGATATTGCACAAAAACTACACACAAAAAAGTCAGCTATATCGAGAATAGAAAACCATGCGCAAGATATAAAACTCTCCACTTTGCAAAACTTTGCGCATATTTTAGGAAAAGAACTGAGGGTGCAGCTTGTATAAAAGGCAGTGTATGTAAAAAAACAGTCACAGCTATATACTTTCTCTTTTTATTTGGCTACACTTCCATCAATAAAAGATGATTCGAATTACATCTTTAGTCTGCTTGTGCATTGATGACATAGTTAACAGTATAATCCGCCTAAAAGAAAACTTCATATTAGATTTTAGACCACCGCAGCAATGAGGTGTACTCAAACACAAAGGTATTACAATGGCAGCATTAGTAAACGGAACTGTTAAATGGTTCAATAGCGAAAAAGGTTTCGGATTTATCGAACAAGAAAATGGCGGTAAGGATGTATTTGTACACTTTCGTCAAATCAACAGCACAGGTTATGGCCGTGTTTCACTAAACGAAGGTCAAAAAGTTACTTTTGAAGTCGGTCAAGGCGAAAAAGGTCCTCAAGCAGAAAACGTTACAGGTCTGTAACCTTTCAATGAGCGGATTTTTCCGCTCAAACTATTTTATATCTACTCCCACACAACTTCTTATAAAACTTTTTACAAAATAACTTAAACCCATTACAGCCAGAGAGACTTCGATTATAAACCCGCTATATTTTTTGGTTAAAATAAGTTTTGTAAAGAAAACAAGATATAATTTTGCATGGTTGCACCTTAGGGGTGTAGATAGAATAAGGATTGAGGCTATGTTCTAATGTCTAAATTAAAAACATTTTTGCTTTTATTTTTAGTAAGCACTATATTTTGTAGTGACTTTTATTTAGACAGTGAGCTGCTTGGCAGAATAGAAAAAGAGTATGGCATCTATGCAAAAAAAAGATTTGAACTTCTCTCTGAACTCCTTGTTTCTTTAAAAGATAAGAGCGACTTGGAGAAATTAGAAGCCGTAAATGATTTTTTTAATGAAGTTCGGTACGCAAGCGATGAGAAAGTGTATGGTCAAAAAGATTATTGGGCGACACCGTGGGAGTTCTTGGGAAGAGACAGAGGAGATTGCGAAGACTATGTTATAAGCAAGTACTTTATTTTGAAATATCTCGGCGTGGATTATAGAAAGCTCTATTTCACTTATGTAAGATCTACAAAATTTAGTGAACCTCATATGGTATTGACATACTTTGCAACTCCAAAAAGCGAACCGCTCATTTTAGACAATAACAATCGAAAAATATTTCCGGCATCCCAAAGAACAGATTTGACTCCTATTTATAACTTTAACGGTGATGTACTAAACCGCATAGGGGATAATGGAGAAAAATCTCATAAAAAATGGGATGAACTAAAACTAAATATGCAAAGGAAAAAAATATGACTCTTTTTAAACAGATAGCTTTGATGCTTTCACTCTTTTTATATATTATTTTAACTACTGTTTTGATTTTAAATTTTCAAAGTGCTAAAAAAAGTGTAAAAGACAGGCTTTATGATGATGCAAAAAATACTGCCTCGTCCCTTAGTTTGTCCTTGGGCGGCGCAAAAGGCGATCTGCCTATGATGTCGACGATGATAAATGCAAATTTTGACAGCGGCAATTACAATAAAATCACTCTTGTTGATGTAGACAATACTATTTTGTACGAGAGAAAAATAGAAAAACAAGAGAGCGATGTTCCTCCGTGGTTTGTCAATATCATAGATATCAAAGCGCCTGTCGCACTTGCCAATGTCTCTGCAGGATGGAGTCAAGTGGGCATACTGAATGTTGAGGGAAATGCAACATACGCGCATAAACAGCTCTATAGTATCTTTGTAGATTTGGTTGCGCTTTTTAGTATCGTGCTTGTTTTAGCACTTTTGACACTCAACTATCTTGTGCATATTATTTTAAGACCTCTAAAAGAGATACAAAAACAAGCAGCAGCCATTATAAGAAATGAGTTTATCATACAGACAAAAATTCCTTATACAAGTGAATTTAGAGATGTAGTTGTCGGTATGAACAATATGATTACAAAAGTAAAAACTATGTTTGAAAAAGGAAACAGAGAGCTAAAAGCATACAAAGAACAAGAGTATATAGACAAAGAGACTCATCTTAAAAACCGCAAATATCTTATAGACAAACTGCCTGAGTATCTTAAAGTCGATGCTTCACATAGCGGCGGAGTTCATATTCTTATAGCCGTAAGCGGGGTTATAGAGGCAAATGAAAAGATTGGCAGACAGGGTGTAAATAAGCTCTTTTTAGATATCTCACGGATTTTTCAAAAATATGCAGATGCATTTACAGATTCTATTGTTGTAAGAATGGGAGGAACGGAGTTTTCTATACTGCTGCCAAAATGTACGCTAGATGATGGGATTTCAATAGCAAAAGAGATACAAAAACACTCTTTAGAGCTTTTTACCGATGTAACACTAGACACAAAAGAAACATCTCTTAATTTGGGAGTTTATGAGTACTCTCATCTAAGTACTGTTTCTGAATTTTTAGCTGCATCGGACGACACTCTTTTGCATGCAAAATTTGATGCATCACATATTTACGGACAAAAAACCGAGCCATCTGCGGAGATAATGGGCAGAGATGAGTGGAGAACTACGATAGCTGAAGCCGTAAAAAACAATACTCTTTCTATCGTTTTTTGGAAAGTGCTTGACACAAAAGATCAAAAGACGCTCCATTCTGTTCTTAGTATTCAGCTTAAAGGTAAAAATGAAAAAGTATTTAGCTATGCGCAGTTTATGTCGCATGCGATTCAAGCAGGATTTAGCTTTGCTATTTACCAAAATATTATAGATATACTCTTTACCCAGCAAAATAGTTTAAAACAAGGCTATACATATGCATTAAGACTTCCAAAAGAGTATCTTGAACATCAAGATGCGTATAAAAATCTGGAAGAAATTTTGGATAAGTACTCCTCAAAAGCGGCTTTTAAACTTATTATTGAACTTCCTGACAGGCTTATACGAGAAGATTCAAAACATATACGGGAGTATGTGGAACTTTTTAGAAATTACAATATAGATATAGGGATTTTTGAGTTCATAGGCGAAGGAAACGACTATAAATATATACAAAATTTACGACCGGCATATATCAAAGCAGAGAGCAGTTACTTCTTAACGCAAAGCGATAAATCTCTTTCTGCACTGCGTCTAATTACGGATACCGTCGGTATCTCTTTGATAGCAGCAAGCGTGCAAAATCTTGAGGTGCTAAAAGAGTTAAAAGAAAAAGATATTCATTTGGTGCAAGGATATGTTACGGAGTTAATTTGAATGTACTTAAGTACAATATATTTTAATTAAAAAATTTTATAAAATATCTCAAATAATCTAAAAACATTTGAGGTATAGCATGTTAGAGTCAATCGCAAAAGTAGAAAGTTTAGACGGTAAGTTTTATGCACAGGCTAGTGACGGCTCTCTTCGTGGACTATCAAAGAGTGATATTGTTTATAAAAATGAAATTGTTTTAGGCGATAAAAATAACAATATTTTGCATAGTGCTTTTTTAAAACTTAAAGATGGAACGGAGGTTGTTGTTTCGGGAAGAAATAAACAACTGTTTGATGCTTCACTCTCACAAGAAAAATTTGCAGAATCTGAAACACTTACTACAAAAGAGTCTATACTTCTTGCTGTTAACGAAGAAGCTAAAACAGAAGTAGAAAATAGAAATATTGATGAGATAGAAACTGCAGCTAAAGAGAATACAGTTGCTGTTTCTGAATATGTTTCTGCAAATTTTGCTCCAATAAATGGCGCTATTACCGATGTAAGTGCTACTCTGCGTGATACACAATATAATTTAGACTCTATTGCAACTAATGATTATCAAAATGATATTAGACGCAACTTGACTACGAATGCGAACAATCCTCTTAGCTTAATGGTTACACAGACTGACATAATTGTAAATGCAACACCATTTATTGAAAACAACACTGTTGCAGGAACAAAAGTAGCAACGGCAAGCGCAGCCGATTCTGACGGCGGAGCTATTATATTTAGCATCGACGATACGACCAACTATGTCATTAACCCCACAACCGGCGAAGTAACTCTAACCGCAGCAGGAGCTGCAATCGTAAATAGCGGAGCAGATTTGCCTGATTTTATCGTAACCGCAACATCTACTACGGGACAAACTTCAAGCAATAGCGTATTAGTGAACCCTGCTGATACAAACCAAGCACTTAACATAAGCGTTGCAATAGCAGAACCTATTACCGAAGATAGCGTAACTGCAGGAACAACTGTGGCAACCGCAAGCGCAAGCGACCCTGATGGGCAAAATATCAAATTCTCAATCAATGATACGACCAACTATACAATTAATGAAACAACAGGGGTTATAACATTAACCGCAGCAGGAGCTGCAATCGTAAATAGCGGAGCAGATTTGCCTGATTTTATCGTAACCGCAACATCTACTACGGGACAAACTTCAAGCAATAGCGTATTAGTAAACCCTGCTGATACAAACCAAGCACTTAATATAAGCGTTGCAATAGCAGAACCTATTACCGAAGATAGCGTAACTGCAGGAACAACTGTGGCAACCGCAAGCGCAAGCGACCCTGATGGGCAAAATATCAAATTCTCAATCAATGATACGACCAACTATACAATTAATGAAACAACAGGGGTTATAACATTAACCGCAGCAGGAGCTGCAATCGTAAATAGCGGAGCAGATTTGCCTGATTTTATCGTAACCGCAACATCTACTACGGGACAAACTTCAAGCAATAGCGTATTAGTAAACCCTGCTGATACTACAGATGTAAACGACCCTACGGTTACGGTAAATGACACTGCAACCGTTAATGAAGATGATTCAGTCATT
This portion of the Sulfurimonas sp. genome encodes:
- a CDS encoding cold-shock protein; its protein translation is MAALVNGTVKWFNSEKGFGFIEQENGGKDVFVHFRQINSTGYGRVSLNEGQKVTFEVGQGEKGPQAENVTGL
- a CDS encoding Ig-like domain-containing protein, producing the protein MLESIAKVESLDGKFYAQASDGSLRGLSKSDIVYKNEIVLGDKNNNILHSAFLKLKDGTEVVVSGRNKQLFDASLSQEKFAESETLTTKESILLAVNEEAKTEVENRNIDEIETAAKENTVAVSEYVSANFAPINGAITDVSATLRDTQYNLDSIATNDYQNDIRRNLTTNANNPLSLMVTQTDIIVNATPFIENNTVAGTKVATASAADSDGGAIIFSIDDTTNYVINPTTGEVTLTAAGAAIVNSGADLPDFIVTATSTTGQTSSNSVLVNPADTNQALNISVAIAEPITEDSVTAGTTVATASASDPDGQNIKFSINDTTNYTINETTGVITLTAAGAAIVNSGADLPDFIVTATSTTGQTSSNSVLVNPADTNQALNISVAIAEPITEDSVTAGTTVATASASDPDGQNIKFSINDTTNYTINETTGVITLTAAGAAIVNSGADLPDFIVTATSTTGQTSSNSVLVNPADTTDVNDPTVTVNDTATVNEDDSVIIDVLANDTDADIGGVKSAVTSVTQGSHGTVAINPDGTLTYTPEANYNGADSFTYTNSEGATATVSITV
- a CDS encoding transglutaminase-like cysteine peptidase, encoding MSKLKTFLLLFLVSTIFCSDFYLDSELLGRIEKEYGIYAKKRFELLSELLVSLKDKSDLEKLEAVNDFFNEVRYASDEKVYGQKDYWATPWEFLGRDRGDCEDYVISKYFILKYLGVDYRKLYFTYVRSTKFSEPHMVLTYFATPKSEPLILDNNNRKIFPASQRTDLTPIYNFNGDVLNRIGDNGEKSHKKWDELKLNMQRKKI
- a CDS encoding LapD/MoxY N-terminal periplasmic domain-containing protein — encoded protein: MTLFKQIALMLSLFLYIILTTVLILNFQSAKKSVKDRLYDDAKNTASSLSLSLGGAKGDLPMMSTMINANFDSGNYNKITLVDVDNTILYERKIEKQESDVPPWFVNIIDIKAPVALANVSAGWSQVGILNVEGNATYAHKQLYSIFVDLVALFSIVLVLALLTLNYLVHIILRPLKEIQKQAAAIIRNEFIIQTKIPYTSEFRDVVVGMNNMITKVKTMFEKGNRELKAYKEQEYIDKETHLKNRKYLIDKLPEYLKVDASHSGGVHILIAVSGVIEANEKIGRQGVNKLFLDISRIFQKYADAFTDSIVVRMGGTEFSILLPKCTLDDGISIAKEIQKHSLELFTDVTLDTKETSLNLGVYEYSHLSTVSEFLAASDDTLLHAKFDASHIYGQKTEPSAEIMGRDEWRTTIAEAVKNNTLSIVFWKVLDTKDQKTLHSVLSIQLKGKNEKVFSYAQFMSHAIQAGFSFAIYQNIIDILFTQQNSLKQGYTYALRLPKEYLEHQDAYKNLEEILDKYSSKAAFKLIIELPDRLIREDSKHIREYVELFRNYNIDIGIFEFIGEGNDYKYIQNLRPAYIKAESSYFLTQSDKSLSALRLITDTVGISLIAASVQNLEVLKELKEKDIHLVQGYVTELI
- a CDS encoding type II toxin-antitoxin system RelE/ParE family toxin translates to MKGIVFYRLKSGKSPIEEFLDTLSSKEAQKVVWVLQLIEEADSISTKFYKNLTSSDGIVEIRVQHGTNHIRLLGFEHNGAFIVLTNAFRKKDQKVPKHEIALAQKRKKEYLNNE
- a CDS encoding helix-turn-helix transcriptional regulator produces the protein MSDLKRYTDKRKKDDIDFAKNFDIGYEEFKIGEMLKQARVEVGFTQEDIAQKLHTKKSAISRIENHAQDIKLSTLQNFAHILGKELRVQLV